The DNA sequence CATCGAGAGCATCGAAGTCGTGAAGGGCCCGGCCGCCGCGACGCTGTACGGCGCCGACGCCTCGGCCGGCGTGATCCAGATCATCACCAAGGCCGGCCGCTCCGGCACGCCGCGCTTCCAGCAGCGCCTCTCGCTGGAGTCGGGCTCGGTGGACCAGAACTGGACGCCGCCCGACAACTACGCCCGCTGCCGCGCCGTCGACACCGTGGCGTCCAGCCTCAACCCGCTGTGCCGCGGCCAGGCGCTGAACACGCTGGTGTCGGATAACCCGCTGGTGCGCGAGGACGTGTTCCGCGTGGGTTCGCTGACCAACATGTCGTACTCGATCAACGGCGGTGGCCAGGGTTACGGCTACTACTTCGCCGTGAACAACGACCGCCAGCAGGGCACGCTGCCGAACAACGCCTTCGGCCGCCAGGGCATCCGCACGAACTTCAACTTCGTGCCGAACAGCAAGGTGACGGTCAACGCGTCGATCGGCATCCAGCAGTCGGAGCTCGACGCCCCGCAGAATGACAACAACATCTATGGGTACCTCGGTGGCGCCTTCCTCGGCACCCCGCTGTCCCGTACGGATGACGGCTCGGGCAACGACGGCTGGTTCGGCTTCAACCGCGGGCCTGAGGAAATCGCGGCCATCGAGACGCGGCTCGTCACGCGCGGCACGACGGCCGGCGCGACGGTGACCTTCGTCCCGATGCCCTGGTTCACGCACAAGCTGACGCTGGGCGGCGACCTTGTCGTCGACGAGTACACGAACTACTTCCCGCGCAACGGGCGGCAGGCCTATGCCGGCCTGCTCAACACCGGCTCGAACACGCAGAACCGCACGAACAGCGAGCGCTACACCGTTGACTACAACGCCAACGCCCGCAACACCTTCGGCGGCGGCGACTGGGAGCTGAACACGACGGCGGGCCTGCAGCTGATCTCGACCCGAACGAACTTCCTCGGGTCTACCGGCACGGGCTTCGTGACGAACTCCAACAACGTGATCTCGTCCGCCTCGCAAACGTCGGGCGTTGGCTCGCTCACGGATGTGCGTCAGCGCGGCTGGATCGGCCAAGTCCAGCTCGGCCACCTGAACCGTCGCTTCCTCACGCTCGCGACGCGCGTCGATGAGTTCTCGGTGTTCGGCTCGGACGTGGATCCGGCCGTGCTCCCGACGATCCGCGGTTCGTGGGTCATCTCGGAAGAAGACTTCTTCCAGCCGATGAGCAACATCGCCAGCTCGCTGCGCCTCCGCGCGGCGTACGGCACCACCGGTCGTGCCCCGGGTGCGGGTGCGGCCCTGACGACCCTCGCCGCGGCGCCGAGCATCATCGGCACGTCGAGCGAGGCCGGCGCGGTCCCGGCCAACCCGGGTAACCCGAACCTCAAGCCCGAAACGGGCAAGGAACTCGAAATCGGCTTCGACGCCGGCTTCTTCAACGAACGCCTCGGCCTCGAGTTCACGTACTTCAACAAGACGACGAACGACCTGATCCTGTCGCGGCCGCTGCCGCCGTCGCTCGGCTTCACGCAGGACCCGCAGGTCAACATCGGCGAGGTCGTCAACCGCGGCATTGAAGTCGCGGTCAACGCCACGCTGTATGACAGCCCGACCTTCACCTGGGACGTCCGCGGTGGTTTCAACACGC is a window from the Pseudogemmatithrix spongiicola genome containing:
- a CDS encoding SusC/RagA family TonB-linked outer membrane protein is translated as MPGSLFRAVRGVAMLATLLVGPSLAAQQATGVITGRVTVRGTQDPVGDARVIVVGTAIAVFTNANGEYRINTAPIGRAQVTVYKIGYSSVSDTVTVSSAQPATLNLAMAQTRVQLSEVVVTGAVGNTERRAQGAAVATVNAEELAAQSPAQSFSQLLQSRVPSVSVNSASGTAGTSRRINIRGAASINLSNQPLIFIDGVRIVEGQPGLGVGGQSADRLNNINPDDIESIEVVKGPAAATLYGADASAGVIQIITKAGRSGTPRFQQRLSLESGSVDQNWTPPDNYARCRAVDTVASSLNPLCRGQALNTLVSDNPLVREDVFRVGSLTNMSYSINGGGQGYGYYFAVNNDRQQGTLPNNAFGRQGIRTNFNFVPNSKVTVNASIGIQQSELDAPQNDNNIYGYLGGAFLGTPLSRTDDGSGNDGWFGFNRGPEEIAAIETRLVTRGTTAGATVTFVPMPWFTHKLTLGGDLVVDEYTNYFPRNGRQAYAGLLNTGSNTQNRTNSERYTVDYNANARNTFGGGDWELNTTAGLQLISTRTNFLGSTGTGFVTNSNNVISSASQTSGVGSLTDVRQRGWIGQVQLGHLNRRFLTLATRVDEFSVFGSDVDPAVLPTIRGSWVISEEDFFQPMSNIASSLRLRAAYGTTGRAPGAGAALTTLAAAPSIIGTSSEAGAVPANPGNPNLKPETGKELEIGFDAGFFNERLGLEFTYFNKTTNDLILSRPLPPSLGFTQDPQVNIGEVVNRGIEVAVNATLYDSPTFTWDVRGGFNTLYNELVDLGDVPAFNTLNRFTEGYPLGAFVSKRIRNIDEATGVVTVADTFEVVGSQFPGFEGTLTSTFTLFRQLRISAQFDTKQDYLVYNNTDFFRETQLVRSNARLDTTVLSRRERLKRYGNPTPGQPAFRQENGASTTVNEVRDYYLQPGDFVRFRELGVTWDIPAKYATRMPGVATASLGFAVQNVALWKDKDFTGPDPEVISAAGAQFNRTDFLTLPNPRTTVLRLNITF